A window of the Persephonella sp. genome harbors these coding sequences:
- the tsf gene encoding translation elongation factor Ts — MAVDAKLVKTLREMTGAGVLECKKALEETGGNLEEAVELLRKRGIAKAAKKAGRETKEGIIHAYIHAGGRVGVLLELNCETDFVARNEVFKELANELALQIAAMKPQYVSRDTVPPEVIEKEGEIAREAALAEGKPEHIAEKIAEGKVEKFLKEVCLLEQPYIKDDKKTVEDLIKEYIAKLGENIQVRRFTRYEIGD; from the coding sequence ATGGCAGTAGATGCAAAATTAGTTAAAACATTAAGAGAAATGACAGGGGCAGGTGTTTTAGAATGTAAAAAAGCCCTTGAAGAAACAGGTGGAAACCTTGAAGAAGCTGTTGAGCTTCTCAGAAAAAGAGGAATAGCAAAAGCTGCCAAAAAAGCAGGTAGAGAAACCAAAGAAGGTATAATCCACGCTTATATCCATGCAGGTGGAAGAGTTGGTGTTTTACTGGAACTCAACTGTGAAACAGACTTTGTTGCAAGAAACGAAGTTTTCAAAGAGCTGGCAAACGAGCTGGCACTCCAGATTGCAGCAATGAAACCCCAATATGTAAGCAGAGATACAGTTCCTCCTGAAGTTATAGAAAAAGAAGGGGAAATTGCAAGGGAAGCTGCACTTGCTGAAGGGAAACCAGAACATATTGCAGAAAAAATAGCAGAAGGAAAAGTTGAAAAATTCCTTAAAGAAGTTTGTCTTCTTGAGCAGCCATACATAAAAGATGATAAGAAAACAGTTGAAGACCTTATTAAAGAATACATTGCAAAACTTGGAGAAAACATTCAGGTAAGAAGATTTACA